One genomic region from Lepidochelys kempii isolate rLepKem1 chromosome 19, rLepKem1.hap2, whole genome shotgun sequence encodes:
- the AHDC1 gene encoding transcription factor Gibbin isoform X1 — protein MNMLSLKVAGGAEGSMNLSGSKDSAPVEEKNLPRRAASEGLGAPQPADGSSLACQPIGLENGASPPAEWFQHAQGSGLHQPDGDADGGERNFKVNLHCKHSRPRELKCNSRSSKAEGPCIGFSDTHVSNCSTKRHPGEEEFRMRVKPPGPVVTSGAIRSSPDYVREPKFYQAGHPGQRPAACPAEKALSCSVLSFPEGSCPALGREHQSGSLLHGDPADRCQSLHALGPTKGEDFSSTNALGCASDPRILVGGLDETATHDRAPKTFSNATLASGRCNVDNIVSLLKSKCGNGRINLHPVVQLIDIMKDLNRLSEDLKNSGVHLDCGNLRLNSHPAPSEESRTPASAGDRDLQYSFFSSATLANSIRSPEERVAQCNAKPEPPRQTHPAPSEEEMEGGRESPQPPGCQSSAAPASKPAGNQDEASCSEPDTTDYSELADADILSELASLGCPGAQLLESQSLEPQPQLLSAQELDSQSQLLDSQSLESQPRLLDAQTLDPLPESLELQSLEPLPESLGLQSLEPLSESLELQSLEPLSESLELQSLEPLSEPLGLQALDTLPESLDPQLLDSQAQLLDPEAQLLDPPSLEPLPKLLEPQPQLMAAEPLGSHPLQPRLSSCQLGEVMKRGSCAGRGAGRGGDDHRKYALRRTDKPKMLGRRRRAGRGRRVDVSAESRVLPLAMPAELAPGPPEPSVSILLAAPAPEADDVQKAALQAKKGKCRGVRKMVVKMAKIPVSLGRRNKTTYKVSSLSSNLSVEGKELTARTSMEPTPLLKMKNNGRNVVVVFPPGEMPIILKRKRGRPPKNLLLGPGKPKEPTPEVKKRRRRKQKLASPQPSYIADTNDSKADYSDVLAKLAFLNRQSQCSGRCSPPRCWTPSEPESIHQAPDTQSISHFLHRVQGFRRRGGKAGGFGGRGGGHAARSSRCSFSDFFEGIGKKKKAPAAVHADPVHPRKRGRPEPDPLGKPKRKRRARKNGVLFPEQNPSQNFSDSTSEWAGDKGSPWAPHHSHLSSQASRNCSYQGAESRAFHSSALESSSSSRAGFFTGSNPSSQTEVNQERHNLFTGYFRSLLDSDDSSDLLDFALSASRSESRKSSATYTAPPNAMPSQRGLASYPGRSTKVTPTAAATTETPFHAVLPSRQSFSHSRAAGYGVSQAASDCRGADAFQKLVPPSAVSRSPTAHPTATASYAQYGSYGSGQSVTASSMFQPGKQYPAAQDCPNNKDCSFAYGSGNSLPSSPSSAHSAGYAQQTVGPSLPLSKASFFTSSEPGQFSGSSHTPLRCDSRASTVSPGGYMVPKGSASFQPSSENCRQFPSAAQWTFRQGYGGLDWSSEAFSQLYNPGFECHINEPNVILDISNYTPQKAKQQTVSETFSESSSDSTQFNQPAGYRRANSEASSSEGQSSLSSLEKLMMDWNEASSAPGYNWNQSVLFQSSSKPGRGRRKKVDMFDASHLNFSSSSSSSSVYPSKRSTGPRQPRGSRGACASKKERGTGKAKFPTKAQQVNALFQESTDLGLDYYSGDSSMSPLPSQSRGFGLGEREPGDYAGPYSMNPSTPSDGTFVQGFQSDSPGLGQTDLESKHFPALPHQLAAPNQQTVFEASLQKAFSPNCSPTLAFKEDLRPSDIRKLPACESLKHSMPGSGLPHPAHMACRDLPMPQPLYDSPSCKNPSYWYSPNSSTRSPPYDNKTGAGLLVDFMGRADASCLNPHLSNTNTSKGEKEPLEMARAHHRGAYACPLMNDLNISPVPRDSMLQLQDNYRYPSFPPQGHPIMAAAQKSGFLGPMVEQHPEDTFTVTSL, from the exons AGAGCTCAAGTGTAACAGCCGGAGCAGCAAGGCCGAGG GTCCATGCATTGGCTTCTCCGACACCCATGTCAGCAACTGTTCCACCAAGAGGCATCCAGGAGAGGAGGAGTTCAGGATGCGCGTGAAGCCCCCAGGCCCAGTGGTGACATCTGGTGCCATCCGCAGCTCACCTGACTACGTCCGCGAGCCCAAGTTCTACCAGGCAGGGCATCCTGGGCAGAGGCCAGCAGCGTGCCCAGCAGAGAAGGCCTTATCCTGCAGCGTGCTGAGCTTCCCTGAGGGTTCCTGCCCGGCGCTGGGCAGGGAGCACCAGTCCGGCTCGCTGCTCCATGGGGACCCGGCCGACAGGTGCCAGAGCCTCCACGCCCTTGGTCCCACCAAGGGAGAGGACTTCTCCTCGACCAACGCTTTGGGCTGTGCCAGTGACCCCCGGATCCTGGTGGGGGGCCTGGATGAGACAGCCACCCACGACCGCGCCCCCAAGACCTTCTCCAATGCGACGCTGGCCTCTGGCCGCTGCAACGTCGACAACATCGTCTCGCTGCTGAAGAGCAAGTGTGGCAACGGGAGAATCAACCTCCACCCGGTGGTGCAGCTGATCGACATCATGAAGGACCTCAACCGGCTCTCCGAGGACCTGAAGAACAGTGGCGTCCATCTGGACTGCGGCAACCTGCGGCTTAACAGCCACCCAGCCCCCAGTGAGGAGAGCCGGACGCCGGCCAGTGCCGGGGACCGAGATCTCCAGTACAGCTTCTTCTCCTCAGCCACGCTGGCCAACAGCATTCGCAGCCCGGAGGAGAGGGTGGCACAGTGCAACGCCAAACCTGAGCCACCCAGGCAGACTCACCCGGCCCCCTctgaggaggagatggaggggggcagagaaagTCCCCAGCCGCCAGGATGCCAGAGCAGTGCTGCCCCGGCCTCGAAGCCAGCCGGCAACCAAGACGAAGCCAGCTGCTCCGAGCCAGACACCACGGATTACTCTGAGCTGGCTGACGCAGATATACTGAGCGAACTGGCCTCTCTGGGCTGCCCAGGGGCCCAGTTGCTGGAGTCTCAGTCtctggagccccagccccagttgCTGTCAGCCCAGGAGCTCGATTCCCAGTCCCAGTTACTAGATTCTCAGTCTCTCGAGTCTCAGCCTCGGCTACTAGATGCCCAGACTCTGGATCCCCTGCCCGAGTCCTTGGAGCTGCAGAGTCTAGAGCCGCTGCCAGAGTCGCTGGGGCTCCAGTCTCTAGAGCCCTTGTCCGAGTCTCTGGAGCTCCAGTCTCTAGAGCCCTTGTCAGAGTCTCTGGAGCTTCAGTCCCTGGAGCCCCTGTCTGAGCCTCTGGGACTCCAGGCCCTGGATACTCTGCCCGAATCACTGGACCCCCAGCTCTTAGACTCCCAAGCCCAGCTGCTAGATCCCGAAGCCCAGTTACTGGACCCTCCGTCTCTAGAGCCCCTGCCCAAGTTGCTGGAGCCGCAGCCCCAGCTCATGGCAGCCGAGCCCCTGGGGTCCCATCCGCTGCAGCCCCGCCTCAGTAGCTGCCAACTGGGGGAGGTGATGAAGCGGGGCTCCTgcgcggggcggggcgcggggcggggcggggacgACCACCGGAAATACGCGCTGCGCAGAACAGACAAACCAAAGATGctcgggcggcggcggcgggcggggcggggtcGGAGGGTGGACGTCTCTGCCGAGAGCCGAGTCCTTCCCCTGGCCATGCCAGCGGAGCTAGCCCCGGGGCCGCCCGAGCCCAGCGTATCCATCCTGCTGGCGGCTCCCGCCCCGGAGGCCGACGACGTCCAGAAGGCCGCCCTGCAGGCCAAGAAGGGCAAATGCCGCGGGGTGCGCAAGATGGTGGTGAAGATGGCCAAGATCCCCGTCTCCTTGGGGAGGAGGAACAAGACCACCTACAAGGTCTCCTCCCTCAGCAGCAACCTGAGCGTGGAGGGCAAGGAGCTGACGGCCCGCACGTCCATGGAGCCCACCCCGCTGCTGAAGATGAAGAACAATGGCCGCAATGTGGTGGTGGTCTTCCCCCCTGGGGAGATGCCCATCATCCTAAAGCGCAAACGGGGCCGGCCCCCCAAAAACCTGCTGCTGGGGCCAGGCAAGCCCAAGGAGCCCACCCCGGAggtgaagaagaggaggaggaggaagcagaagcTGGCCTCGCCCCAGCCCTCCTACATCGCCGACACCAACGACAGCAAGGCCGACTACTCGGATGTGCTGGCCAAGCTGGCCTTCCTGAACCGGCAGAGCCAATGCTCAGGGCGCTGCTCCCCACCGCGCTGCTGGACCCCCAGTGAGCCCGAGTCTATCCACCAGGCCCCCGACACACAGAGCATCTCCCACTTCCTGCACAGGGTACAGGGCTTCCGCCGGCGCGGGGGCAAGGCGGGGGGCTTTGGCGGCCGGGGAGGGGGCCATGCTGCCCGCTCGTCCCGCTGTTCCTTCAGCGACTTCTTCGAGGGCATCGGGAAGAAGAAGAAGGCCCCCGCGGCCGTGCACGCCGACCCCGTCCACCCGCGCAAGAGGGGCCGGCCAGAGCCGGATCCCTTGGGGAAGCCCAAGCGGAAGAGGCGAGCCCGCAAGAATGGGGTGCTCTTTCCAGAGCAGAACCCCAGCCAGAACTTCAGTGACAGCACCTCGGAGTGGGCCGGGGACAAGGGGAGCCCGTGGGCACCCCACCACAGCCACCTCTCCAGCCAGGCTAGCAGGAACTGCAGCTACCAAGGTGCAGAGTCCCGGGCGTTCCACTCCTCGGCGCTGGAGTCCAGCTCTTCCAGCCGGGCCGGCTTCTTCACCGGGAGCAACCCATCCTCCCAGACGGAGGTCAACCAGGAGAGGCACAACCTCTTCACCGGCTACTTCCGCTCCCTGCTGGACTCGGACGACTCCTCGGACCTGCTGGACTTTGCCCTCTCAGCCTCGCGGTCCGAGTCCCGGAAGTCCTCGGCCACCTACACAGCTCCGCCCAACGCCATGCCCAGCCAGCGGGGCCTGGCCTCCTACCCAGGCAGGAGCACCAAAGTCACACCCACTGCTGCCGCCACCACTGAGACACCCTTCCACGCGGTCCTGCCAAGCCGGCAGTCCTTCTCCCACAGCCGGGCAGCCGGCTACGGGGTCTCCCAGGCCGCCTCAGACTGCCGCGGGGCTGACGCTTTCCAGAAGCTGGTGCCGCCCTCGGCCGTCTCCAGGTCGCCCACCGCTCACCCCACCGCCACCGCCAGCTACGCCCAGTATGGCAGCTACGGCTCGGGGCAGAGTGTGACGGCCTCCAGCATGTTCCAGCCGGGAAAGCAGTACCCCGCTGCCCAAGACTGTCCAAACAACAAGGACTGCAGCTTCGCCTACGGCAGCGGGAACAGCCTCCCTTCGTCCCCCAGCAGCGCCCACAGCGCTGGCTACGCCCAGCAGACAGTGGGGCCCAGCTTGCCACTCAGCAAGGCCTCCTTCTTCACCAGCTCTGAGCCAGGCCAGTTCTCCGGCTCCTCACACACGCCCCTAAGGTGCGACAGCCGGGCCAGCACCGTGTCCCCCGGCGGCTACATGGTCCCCAAAGGTTCAGCTTCTTTCCAGCCCTCGTCCGAGAACTGCCGACAGTTCCCCAGCGCTGCCCAGTGGACTTTCCGACAAGGCTACGGTGGGCTGGACTGGAGCTCCGAGGCCTTCAGCCAGCTCTATAACCCGGGCTTCGAGTGCCACATCAACGAACCCAACGTCATCCTGGACATCTCCAACTACACCCCCCAGAAGGCCAAGCAGCAGACGGTCTCGGAGACCTTCTCTGAGTCCTCCTCTGACAGCACCCAGTTCAACCAGCCAGCTGGGTACAGGCGGGCCAACAGCGAGGCCTCGTCCAGCGAAGGCCAGTCCAGCCTGTCCAGCTTGGAGAAGCTCATGATGGACTGGAACGAGGCCTCCTCGGCCCCGGGTTACAACTGGAACCAGAGCGTCCTGTTCCAAAGCAGTTCCAAACCCGGGCGGGGAAGGCGGAAGAAGGTGGATATGTTCGACGCCTCCCATCTgaacttctcctcctcttcctcctcctcctcagtgtATCCATCCAAGAGGAGCACGGGGCCCAGGCAACCACGAGGCTCCCGAGGGGCCTGCGCCTCCAAGAAGGAGCGGGGCACGGGGAAGGCCAAGTTCCCCACCAAAGCCCAGCAGGTCAACGCACTGTTTCAAGAGAGCACGGACTTGGGGCTGGATTATTACAGCGGTgacagcagcatgtccccgctcccctcccaatCCCGGGGCTTCGGGCTCGGCGAGCGAGAGCCGGGCGACTACGCTGGGCCCTACTCCATGAACCCCTCCACCCCTTCGGACGGGACCTTCGTCCAAGGCTTTCAGAGCGATTCCCCCGGCCTGGGCCAGACGGACTTGGAGAGCAAACACTTCCCCGCCCTGCCACACCAGCTGGCTGCCCCGAACCAGCAGACTGTGTTCGAGGCCAGCTTGCAGAAAGCCTTCTCGCCCAACTGCTCCCCGACCCTGGCCTTCAAGGAGGACCTGCGGCCGAGCGACATCCGCAAGCTGCCGGCCTGCGAATCACTCAAGCACAGCATGCCGGGGAGCGGCCTGCCCCACCCCGCGCACATGGCCTGCCGAGACCTCCCCATGCCTCAGCCCCTCTACGACTCCCCCAGCTGCAAAAACCCCAGCTACTGGTACTCACCCAACTCCAGCACCAGGAGCCCCCCCTACGACAACAAAACCGGGGCCGGCCTGCTGGTGGACTTCATGGGGAGGGCTGACGCCTCCTGCCTCAACCCCCACCTGAGCAACACCAACACCTCCAAGGGCGAGAAGGAGCCTCTCGAGATGGCCAGGGCTCACCACCGGGGGGCGTACGCTTGCCCCTTGATGAATGACTTGAATATCTCCCCAGTACCGAGAGACTCTATGTTGCAGCTGCAGGACAACTACAGGTACCCGAGCTTCCCGCCCCAAGGGCATCCGATCATGGCCGCGGCCCAGAAGAGCGGGTTTTTGGGTCCAATGGTAGAGCAACACCCCGAGGACACTTTTACAGTCACCTCATTGTAG
- the AHDC1 gene encoding transcription factor Gibbin isoform X4: MRVKPPGPVVTSGAIRSSPDYVREPKFYQAGHPGQRPAACPAEKALSCSVLSFPEGSCPALGREHQSGSLLHGDPADRCQSLHALGPTKGEDFSSTNALGCASDPRILVGGLDETATHDRAPKTFSNATLASGRCNVDNIVSLLKSKCGNGRINLHPVVQLIDIMKDLNRLSEDLKNSGVHLDCGNLRLNSHPAPSEESRTPASAGDRDLQYSFFSSATLANSIRSPEERVAQCNAKPEPPRQTHPAPSEEEMEGGRESPQPPGCQSSAAPASKPAGNQDEASCSEPDTTDYSELADADILSELASLGCPGAQLLESQSLEPQPQLLSAQELDSQSQLLDSQSLESQPRLLDAQTLDPLPESLELQSLEPLPESLGLQSLEPLSESLELQSLEPLSESLELQSLEPLSEPLGLQALDTLPESLDPQLLDSQAQLLDPEAQLLDPPSLEPLPKLLEPQPQLMAAEPLGSHPLQPRLSSCQLGEVMKRGSCAGRGAGRGGDDHRKYALRRTDKPKMLGRRRRAGRGRRVDVSAESRVLPLAMPAELAPGPPEPSVSILLAAPAPEADDVQKAALQAKKGKCRGVRKMVVKMAKIPVSLGRRNKTTYKVSSLSSNLSVEGKELTARTSMEPTPLLKMKNNGRNVVVVFPPGEMPIILKRKRGRPPKNLLLGPGKPKEPTPEVKKRRRRKQKLASPQPSYIADTNDSKADYSDVLAKLAFLNRQSQCSGRCSPPRCWTPSEPESIHQAPDTQSISHFLHRVQGFRRRGGKAGGFGGRGGGHAARSSRCSFSDFFEGIGKKKKAPAAVHADPVHPRKRGRPEPDPLGKPKRKRRARKNGVLFPEQNPSQNFSDSTSEWAGDKGSPWAPHHSHLSSQASRNCSYQGAESRAFHSSALESSSSSRAGFFTGSNPSSQTEVNQERHNLFTGYFRSLLDSDDSSDLLDFALSASRSESRKSSATYTAPPNAMPSQRGLASYPGRSTKVTPTAAATTETPFHAVLPSRQSFSHSRAAGYGVSQAASDCRGADAFQKLVPPSAVSRSPTAHPTATASYAQYGSYGSGQSVTASSMFQPGKQYPAAQDCPNNKDCSFAYGSGNSLPSSPSSAHSAGYAQQTVGPSLPLSKASFFTSSEPGQFSGSSHTPLRCDSRASTVSPGGYMVPKGSASFQPSSENCRQFPSAAQWTFRQGYGGLDWSSEAFSQLYNPGFECHINEPNVILDISNYTPQKAKQQTVSETFSESSSDSTQFNQPAGYRRANSEASSSEGQSSLSSLEKLMMDWNEASSAPGYNWNQSVLFQSSSKPGRGRRKKVDMFDASHLNFSSSSSSSSVYPSKRSTGPRQPRGSRGACASKKERGTGKAKFPTKAQQVNALFQESTDLGLDYYSGDSSMSPLPSQSRGFGLGEREPGDYAGPYSMNPSTPSDGTFVQGFQSDSPGLGQTDLESKHFPALPHQLAAPNQQTVFEASLQKAFSPNCSPTLAFKEDLRPSDIRKLPACESLKHSMPGSGLPHPAHMACRDLPMPQPLYDSPSCKNPSYWYSPNSSTRSPPYDNKTGAGLLVDFMGRADASCLNPHLSNTNTSKGEKEPLEMARAHHRGAYACPLMNDLNISPVPRDSMLQLQDNYRYPSFPPQGHPIMAAAQKSGFLGPMVEQHPEDTFTVTSL; this comes from the coding sequence ATGCGCGTGAAGCCCCCAGGCCCAGTGGTGACATCTGGTGCCATCCGCAGCTCACCTGACTACGTCCGCGAGCCCAAGTTCTACCAGGCAGGGCATCCTGGGCAGAGGCCAGCAGCGTGCCCAGCAGAGAAGGCCTTATCCTGCAGCGTGCTGAGCTTCCCTGAGGGTTCCTGCCCGGCGCTGGGCAGGGAGCACCAGTCCGGCTCGCTGCTCCATGGGGACCCGGCCGACAGGTGCCAGAGCCTCCACGCCCTTGGTCCCACCAAGGGAGAGGACTTCTCCTCGACCAACGCTTTGGGCTGTGCCAGTGACCCCCGGATCCTGGTGGGGGGCCTGGATGAGACAGCCACCCACGACCGCGCCCCCAAGACCTTCTCCAATGCGACGCTGGCCTCTGGCCGCTGCAACGTCGACAACATCGTCTCGCTGCTGAAGAGCAAGTGTGGCAACGGGAGAATCAACCTCCACCCGGTGGTGCAGCTGATCGACATCATGAAGGACCTCAACCGGCTCTCCGAGGACCTGAAGAACAGTGGCGTCCATCTGGACTGCGGCAACCTGCGGCTTAACAGCCACCCAGCCCCCAGTGAGGAGAGCCGGACGCCGGCCAGTGCCGGGGACCGAGATCTCCAGTACAGCTTCTTCTCCTCAGCCACGCTGGCCAACAGCATTCGCAGCCCGGAGGAGAGGGTGGCACAGTGCAACGCCAAACCTGAGCCACCCAGGCAGACTCACCCGGCCCCCTctgaggaggagatggaggggggcagagaaagTCCCCAGCCGCCAGGATGCCAGAGCAGTGCTGCCCCGGCCTCGAAGCCAGCCGGCAACCAAGACGAAGCCAGCTGCTCCGAGCCAGACACCACGGATTACTCTGAGCTGGCTGACGCAGATATACTGAGCGAACTGGCCTCTCTGGGCTGCCCAGGGGCCCAGTTGCTGGAGTCTCAGTCtctggagccccagccccagttgCTGTCAGCCCAGGAGCTCGATTCCCAGTCCCAGTTACTAGATTCTCAGTCTCTCGAGTCTCAGCCTCGGCTACTAGATGCCCAGACTCTGGATCCCCTGCCCGAGTCCTTGGAGCTGCAGAGTCTAGAGCCGCTGCCAGAGTCGCTGGGGCTCCAGTCTCTAGAGCCCTTGTCCGAGTCTCTGGAGCTCCAGTCTCTAGAGCCCTTGTCAGAGTCTCTGGAGCTTCAGTCCCTGGAGCCCCTGTCTGAGCCTCTGGGACTCCAGGCCCTGGATACTCTGCCCGAATCACTGGACCCCCAGCTCTTAGACTCCCAAGCCCAGCTGCTAGATCCCGAAGCCCAGTTACTGGACCCTCCGTCTCTAGAGCCCCTGCCCAAGTTGCTGGAGCCGCAGCCCCAGCTCATGGCAGCCGAGCCCCTGGGGTCCCATCCGCTGCAGCCCCGCCTCAGTAGCTGCCAACTGGGGGAGGTGATGAAGCGGGGCTCCTgcgcggggcggggcgcggggcggggcggggacgACCACCGGAAATACGCGCTGCGCAGAACAGACAAACCAAAGATGctcgggcggcggcggcgggcggggcggggtcGGAGGGTGGACGTCTCTGCCGAGAGCCGAGTCCTTCCCCTGGCCATGCCAGCGGAGCTAGCCCCGGGGCCGCCCGAGCCCAGCGTATCCATCCTGCTGGCGGCTCCCGCCCCGGAGGCCGACGACGTCCAGAAGGCCGCCCTGCAGGCCAAGAAGGGCAAATGCCGCGGGGTGCGCAAGATGGTGGTGAAGATGGCCAAGATCCCCGTCTCCTTGGGGAGGAGGAACAAGACCACCTACAAGGTCTCCTCCCTCAGCAGCAACCTGAGCGTGGAGGGCAAGGAGCTGACGGCCCGCACGTCCATGGAGCCCACCCCGCTGCTGAAGATGAAGAACAATGGCCGCAATGTGGTGGTGGTCTTCCCCCCTGGGGAGATGCCCATCATCCTAAAGCGCAAACGGGGCCGGCCCCCCAAAAACCTGCTGCTGGGGCCAGGCAAGCCCAAGGAGCCCACCCCGGAggtgaagaagaggaggaggaggaagcagaagcTGGCCTCGCCCCAGCCCTCCTACATCGCCGACACCAACGACAGCAAGGCCGACTACTCGGATGTGCTGGCCAAGCTGGCCTTCCTGAACCGGCAGAGCCAATGCTCAGGGCGCTGCTCCCCACCGCGCTGCTGGACCCCCAGTGAGCCCGAGTCTATCCACCAGGCCCCCGACACACAGAGCATCTCCCACTTCCTGCACAGGGTACAGGGCTTCCGCCGGCGCGGGGGCAAGGCGGGGGGCTTTGGCGGCCGGGGAGGGGGCCATGCTGCCCGCTCGTCCCGCTGTTCCTTCAGCGACTTCTTCGAGGGCATCGGGAAGAAGAAGAAGGCCCCCGCGGCCGTGCACGCCGACCCCGTCCACCCGCGCAAGAGGGGCCGGCCAGAGCCGGATCCCTTGGGGAAGCCCAAGCGGAAGAGGCGAGCCCGCAAGAATGGGGTGCTCTTTCCAGAGCAGAACCCCAGCCAGAACTTCAGTGACAGCACCTCGGAGTGGGCCGGGGACAAGGGGAGCCCGTGGGCACCCCACCACAGCCACCTCTCCAGCCAGGCTAGCAGGAACTGCAGCTACCAAGGTGCAGAGTCCCGGGCGTTCCACTCCTCGGCGCTGGAGTCCAGCTCTTCCAGCCGGGCCGGCTTCTTCACCGGGAGCAACCCATCCTCCCAGACGGAGGTCAACCAGGAGAGGCACAACCTCTTCACCGGCTACTTCCGCTCCCTGCTGGACTCGGACGACTCCTCGGACCTGCTGGACTTTGCCCTCTCAGCCTCGCGGTCCGAGTCCCGGAAGTCCTCGGCCACCTACACAGCTCCGCCCAACGCCATGCCCAGCCAGCGGGGCCTGGCCTCCTACCCAGGCAGGAGCACCAAAGTCACACCCACTGCTGCCGCCACCACTGAGACACCCTTCCACGCGGTCCTGCCAAGCCGGCAGTCCTTCTCCCACAGCCGGGCAGCCGGCTACGGGGTCTCCCAGGCCGCCTCAGACTGCCGCGGGGCTGACGCTTTCCAGAAGCTGGTGCCGCCCTCGGCCGTCTCCAGGTCGCCCACCGCTCACCCCACCGCCACCGCCAGCTACGCCCAGTATGGCAGCTACGGCTCGGGGCAGAGTGTGACGGCCTCCAGCATGTTCCAGCCGGGAAAGCAGTACCCCGCTGCCCAAGACTGTCCAAACAACAAGGACTGCAGCTTCGCCTACGGCAGCGGGAACAGCCTCCCTTCGTCCCCCAGCAGCGCCCACAGCGCTGGCTACGCCCAGCAGACAGTGGGGCCCAGCTTGCCACTCAGCAAGGCCTCCTTCTTCACCAGCTCTGAGCCAGGCCAGTTCTCCGGCTCCTCACACACGCCCCTAAGGTGCGACAGCCGGGCCAGCACCGTGTCCCCCGGCGGCTACATGGTCCCCAAAGGTTCAGCTTCTTTCCAGCCCTCGTCCGAGAACTGCCGACAGTTCCCCAGCGCTGCCCAGTGGACTTTCCGACAAGGCTACGGTGGGCTGGACTGGAGCTCCGAGGCCTTCAGCCAGCTCTATAACCCGGGCTTCGAGTGCCACATCAACGAACCCAACGTCATCCTGGACATCTCCAACTACACCCCCCAGAAGGCCAAGCAGCAGACGGTCTCGGAGACCTTCTCTGAGTCCTCCTCTGACAGCACCCAGTTCAACCAGCCAGCTGGGTACAGGCGGGCCAACAGCGAGGCCTCGTCCAGCGAAGGCCAGTCCAGCCTGTCCAGCTTGGAGAAGCTCATGATGGACTGGAACGAGGCCTCCTCGGCCCCGGGTTACAACTGGAACCAGAGCGTCCTGTTCCAAAGCAGTTCCAAACCCGGGCGGGGAAGGCGGAAGAAGGTGGATATGTTCGACGCCTCCCATCTgaacttctcctcctcttcctcctcctcctcagtgtATCCATCCAAGAGGAGCACGGGGCCCAGGCAACCACGAGGCTCCCGAGGGGCCTGCGCCTCCAAGAAGGAGCGGGGCACGGGGAAGGCCAAGTTCCCCACCAAAGCCCAGCAGGTCAACGCACTGTTTCAAGAGAGCACGGACTTGGGGCTGGATTATTACAGCGGTgacagcagcatgtccccgctcccctcccaatCCCGGGGCTTCGGGCTCGGCGAGCGAGAGCCGGGCGACTACGCTGGGCCCTACTCCATGAACCCCTCCACCCCTTCGGACGGGACCTTCGTCCAAGGCTTTCAGAGCGATTCCCCCGGCCTGGGCCAGACGGACTTGGAGAGCAAACACTTCCCCGCCCTGCCACACCAGCTGGCTGCCCCGAACCAGCAGACTGTGTTCGAGGCCAGCTTGCAGAAAGCCTTCTCGCCCAACTGCTCCCCGACCCTGGCCTTCAAGGAGGACCTGCGGCCGAGCGACATCCGCAAGCTGCCGGCCTGCGAATCACTCAAGCACAGCATGCCGGGGAGCGGCCTGCCCCACCCCGCGCACATGGCCTGCCGAGACCTCCCCATGCCTCAGCCCCTCTACGACTCCCCCAGCTGCAAAAACCCCAGCTACTGGTACTCACCCAACTCCAGCACCAGGAGCCCCCCCTACGACAACAAAACCGGGGCCGGCCTGCTGGTGGACTTCATGGGGAGGGCTGACGCCTCCTGCCTCAACCCCCACCTGAGCAACACCAACACCTCCAAGGGCGAGAAGGAGCCTCTCGAGATGGCCAGGGCTCACCACCGGGGGGCGTACGCTTGCCCCTTGATGAATGACTTGAATATCTCCCCAGTACCGAGAGACTCTATGTTGCAGCTGCAGGACAACTACAGGTACCCGAGCTTCCCGCCCCAAGGGCATCCGATCATGGCCGCGGCCCAGAAGAGCGGGTTTTTGGGTCCAATGGTAGAGCAACACCCCGAGGACACTTTTACAGTCACCTCATTGTAG